In the Silene latifolia isolate original U9 population chromosome 1, ASM4854445v1, whole genome shotgun sequence genome, TGCTCTTTTAAATTCACCATTGCAAAaccccccttctcttgggttcgatccctttgcttgctactttactagtttagaattagtattaattagtacgtattgtggtatataaattgttaatttggccgtcttaaatagcgacgttttaggcgtgtcaaattttggcgccgttgccggggaagtaACGGTTTCACTAGTGTTTTTGTTGGTGTTTTTAGAATAGTTGTGTTAGTTAACTTTCATTTCACAATTGTTATTTTCTTGTTCATTACTTGTGTGAACCTTTTTGATTGTGTGCTCTTGTGTAGAATTGTTTATGGTCAATACTAGGAACTCAAGTGAGCCACTTTTTCCATCCAACCCGAAAATTCAAAGATCACTTGCTTGGATAGGAGGATTTATTAGAAGAGAGAATCTGGTTATTCAAGAGATTAACCTCGTGACTCAACAAGACCAAGAGGAAGATAACATCATTTCTTTTGAAACTGAGCCACAAACATAAGAATCATCATGGATGATGCCGAGAATCCACCACACAAAGATGCACAAAGGGAGGATCCACCAAGGCCTAGGACCATCAAAGAACTCACCACACCGGACCTTACACAAGTCCCCTTGTATATCTCCTTTCCGGCCTTAGCGGAAAATGCCACCTTTGAACTCAAGTCCGGGCTCATCCACCAATTGCCCCAATTCCATGGACTTAGTACGGAGGACCTCAATAAGCATCTAAACAAATTCCATGTAgtttgctcaagcatgaagccTAATGGGGTTACCGATGAGCAACTTCAACTAATAGCCTTCCCTTTCTCACTCAAGGACGCGACAAACAATTGGCTTTACTATCTCCCTACCGGGAGCATCACTACTTGGACTCAAATAAAGAGGGCCTTCCTAGAGAAGTATTTTCCCGCTAGTCTCTCCTCTCAATTGAAGAAAGACATAAGTAATGTTGAACAAATGGATGGAGagaacttgtatgagtattgggagaggttcaaACAACTTCTTGCTAGTTGTCCATACCATGGGTATACCGACCACGACCTACTCTTGAACTTTTGTGGTGGTCTCCTTGAGGATGACGCTAGGATGATTAAAGTCGCTACACAAGGAGGGATTGAATACATGTCGGTCCAAGAGGCAAATGAGTTGATTGAAAGATTGGTAGGAAGTTCTAGGAATTTCAGAAGGAGAGTTAGGAAGGCAAGTGTGGCATCTTCTTCAAGGCAAAGCTCCAACCATATGGAAGAAAAAGTTGATTTTCTTACCAATTTGGTTAAGGAACTTGCAAAAGGGAATGGGAGTACAtctcatgtgaaattttgtggtcTTTGTAATGATCCAACTCATCCCACCGATGGGTGTCCATATTTGCAAACGGAGGAGGAAATTGAAGCGGTGAAAGCTCTTGGGTTTAGGAAGTTTGACCCATATTCCAACACTTACAATGAAGGGTGGAAATCCCATCCAAATATGGGTTGGGGAGGAAATCAAAACTAAAATCAAAAGGGATCCTCAAACTCCTCATTTCAGtagccaaatcaaaatcaaaaccaatcaCAAAATTCCTTGGAAGAGATGATGAAGACACTTGCTATGAATCAAGTGGCAATGCAAAAAGAAAGTCAAGCCTTGCTAAACAATACCAAGGAATTCCAAACCGCCGTGCTTCAACAAAATCGGCTCACCGACTCTAGGATTGGTAAActtgagacccaagttggtcAAATTCTCAACACACTTACTTCACAACCCACTCAAGGAGGGAGCCTCCCTTCTCAGACAATTCCTCCACCCACCaaagaacaagcaaaagcggtcTCTTTGAGGAATGGTAGAGAGTTGGTAGAGGCACCCAAGGCTCCTAAGAAATCAAGGTCACTTCCTATTGTTCATGAAGTGGAGGATGTagttgaagatgaaattgaagtggtagTAGAACATGGGGAAGCATCTACACCTGAACAAGTGAGGATCAATGAACCAATTCCGGAATACGAgccacaagctccatttccaagtgcttTGAATGACACAAGGATAATTGACAAGAAGACTTCAAGCCTTTACGATATCTTTCGTAAAGTAGAGGTAAACATTCCA is a window encoding:
- the LOC141655256 gene encoding uncharacterized protein LOC141655256, with product MDDAENPPHKDAQREDPPRPRTIKELTTPDLTQVPLYISFPALAENATFELKSGLIHQLPQFHGLSTEDLNKHLNKFHVVCSSMKPNGVTDEQLQLIAFPFSLKDATNNWLYYLPTGSITTWTQIKRAFLEKYFPASLSSQLKKDISNVEQMDGENLYEYWERFKQLLASCPYHGYTDHDLLLNFCGGLLEDDARMIKVATQGGIEYMSVQEANELIERLVGSSRNFRRRVRKASVASSSRQSSNHMEEKVDFLTNLVKELAKGNGSTSHVKFCGLCNDPTHPTDGCPYLQTEEEIEAVKALGFRKFDPYSNTYNEGWKSHPNMGWGGNQN